One genomic window of Vibrio ziniensis includes the following:
- the hflC gene encoding protease modulator HflC: MRKLMIPVVVVVLALLLMSVFVIPEGERGFVIRFGRVMKDANDAAKIYEPGLHMKMPLFDRVKSLDARIQTMDGRSDRFVTSEKKDVIIDTYVKWRIKDFGQYFLATGGGNALTAEALLERKVTDILRSEIGSREIKQIVSGPRNNDVLPDSSDSEVVTTEAAKQALEIDGQRDQIMENVLNDTRQSAMKDLGVEVVDFRMKKINLPDEISESIYRRMRAERESVARKHRSQGREKAEVIRAQAELEVATILAEADKTARVTRGEADAKAAKIYSEAYNKDPEFFGFVRSLKAYEKSFSQKGDILVLDPKSDFFKYMNNSKGAPAK; this comes from the coding sequence ATGCGTAAGTTAATGATCCCTGTAGTGGTTGTTGTTCTTGCTTTGTTGTTGATGTCAGTATTCGTGATCCCAGAAGGTGAGCGTGGCTTCGTTATTCGCTTTGGTCGAGTAATGAAAGATGCTAACGACGCAGCGAAAATTTACGAACCGGGTCTACACATGAAGATGCCGTTGTTTGATCGCGTAAAATCATTAGATGCTCGTATTCAAACTATGGATGGACGTTCTGACCGTTTTGTAACGTCAGAGAAAAAAGACGTTATCATTGATACCTACGTTAAGTGGCGTATTAAAGATTTCGGTCAATATTTCTTGGCAACCGGTGGTGGTAACGCTCTAACTGCGGAAGCACTACTTGAGCGTAAAGTGACTGACATCCTACGTTCAGAAATCGGTTCTCGTGAAATTAAGCAGATTGTTTCTGGTCCTCGCAACAACGATGTATTGCCAGACAGCTCTGATTCAGAAGTGGTAACGACTGAAGCGGCGAAACAAGCATTAGAGATTGATGGTCAGCGCGACCAAATCATGGAGAACGTACTGAACGATACTCGTCAAAGTGCGATGAAAGACCTTGGTGTCGAAGTGGTTGATTTCCGTATGAAGAAAATCAACTTACCTGATGAAATCAGTGAGTCTATCTATCGTCGTATGCGTGCTGAGCGTGAATCTGTTGCTCGTAAACACCGTTCTCAAGGTCGTGAGAAAGCGGAAGTTATCCGCGCTCAAGCTGAACTTGAAGTGGCAACTATCCTAGCTGAAGCGGATAAGACTGCACGTGTTACACGTGGTGAAGCGGATGCAAAAGCTGCCAAGATTTACTCTGAAGCGTACAACAAAGATCCTGAGTTCTTTGGCTTTGTCCGTTCGCTAAAAGCGTATGAGAAATCGTTCAGCCAGAAAGGCGATATTCTTGTGTTAGATCCGAAGAGTGATTTCTTCAAATACATGAATAATTCGAAAGGCGCACCTGCGAAGTAG
- the tuf gene encoding elongation factor Tu has product MSKEKFERTKPHVNVGTIGHVDHGKTTLTAAICTTLSKVYGGKARDFASIDNAPEERERGITISTSHVEYDTPARHYAHVDCPGHADYVKNMITGAAQMDGGILVVAATDGPMPQTREHILLGRQVGIPYIIVFMNKCDMVDDEELLELVEMEVRELLSEYDFPGDDLPVIQGSALGALNGEPQWEEKIIELAKALDEYIPEPERAVDMPFLMPIEDVFSIQGRGTVVTGRIERGILKVGDEVAIVGIHDTTTTTCTGVEMFRKLLDEGRAGENVGALLRGTKRDDVERGQVLAKPGSITPHTKFESEVYVLSKDEGGRHTPFFKGYRPQFYFRTTDVTGDISLPEGVEMVMPGDNIKMTVDLIAPIAMDEGLRFAIREGGRTVGAGVVAKIFA; this is encoded by the coding sequence GTGTCTAAAGAAAAATTTGAACGTACGAAACCGCACGTAAACGTTGGTACTATCGGCCACGTTGACCACGGTAAAACAACTCTAACAGCAGCTATCTGTACTACTCTTTCAAAAGTATACGGTGGTAAAGCTCGTGACTTCGCATCAATCGATAACGCTCCAGAAGAGCGTGAGCGCGGTATCACAATCTCTACATCTCACGTAGAATACGATACTCCAGCTCGTCACTACGCACACGTAGACTGCCCAGGACACGCTGACTATGTTAAAAACATGATCACAGGTGCTGCGCAAATGGACGGTGGTATCCTAGTTGTTGCTGCAACAGATGGTCCAATGCCACAAACTCGTGAGCACATCCTACTAGGCCGTCAGGTTGGTATCCCTTACATCATCGTATTCATGAACAAATGTGACATGGTTGACGATGAAGAGCTACTAGAACTAGTAGAAATGGAAGTTCGTGAACTTCTATCTGAGTACGATTTCCCAGGTGATGACCTACCAGTTATCCAAGGTTCAGCACTAGGTGCGCTAAACGGCGAACCACAGTGGGAAGAGAAAATCATTGAGCTTGCAAAAGCACTTGATGAGTACATTCCAGAGCCAGAGCGTGCAGTAGACATGCCGTTCCTAATGCCAATCGAAGACGTATTCTCAATCCAAGGTCGTGGTACAGTAGTAACTGGCCGTATCGAGCGCGGTATCCTGAAAGTTGGTGATGAAGTTGCAATCGTTGGTATCCACGACACAACTACAACAACTTGTACAGGTGTTGAGATGTTCCGTAAGCTTCTAGACGAAGGTCGTGCGGGTGAGAACGTTGGTGCACTACTACGTGGTACTAAGCGTGATGACGTAGAACGTGGCCAAGTACTAGCTAAGCCTGGTTCAATCACACCACACACTAAGTTCGAATCAGAAGTATACGTACTTTCTAAAGACGAAGGCGGCCGTCATACTCCGTTCTTCAAAGGCTACCGTCCACAGTTCTACTTCCGTACAACTGACGTAACTGGTGATATCTCTCTACCAGAAGGCGTGGAAATGGTAATGCCAGGCGACAACATCAAGATGACTGTTGATCTAATCGCACCAATCGCGATGGACGAAGGTCTACGTTTCGCGATCCGCGAAGGTGGCCGTACAGTTGGTGCTGGTGTTGTAGCTAAAATCTTCGCTTAA
- the tusD gene encoding sulfurtransferase complex subunit TusD encodes MTYSLVVNGSVYGTQSARNAYLFAQALIEKGHQLESVFFYQDGVFNASKLTVPANDEFDLVKAWQSLATKHQVRLETCVAAALRRGVIGQDEASQHQLPSANLAEHFEQSGLGSLAEALLSQDRVVQF; translated from the coding sequence TTGACTTACTCTTTAGTGGTCAATGGATCTGTGTACGGAACTCAGTCTGCGCGTAATGCTTATTTGTTTGCACAAGCTTTGATAGAAAAAGGGCACCAGTTGGAAAGTGTTTTTTTCTATCAAGATGGTGTGTTCAATGCGTCGAAACTGACTGTACCTGCCAACGATGAGTTTGATCTGGTGAAGGCTTGGCAATCACTGGCAACTAAACATCAGGTTCGATTGGAAACCTGTGTAGCTGCAGCCCTGCGACGGGGTGTCATTGGTCAAGACGAAGCGAGTCAACATCAACTACCTTCAGCCAATCTTGCCGAACACTTTGAGCAATCAGGGCTAGGCAGTTTAGCGGAAGCCTTGCTTAGTCAGGATAGAGTGGTTCAATTTTGA
- the fkpA gene encoding FKBP-type peptidyl-prolyl cis-trans isomerase yields the protein MKSLFKVSLLAATVILAVGCQKDEAPKAEATPAAQEQQAVTFKTDDDKAAYAIGVSFANYLNTSLDKPREIGIDLNKDLVLQGIQHVFAGKAELTEEDTRAALEALDKRVAETMQAKAAEKAAANKEAGEKFRSEFEAQEGVKKTESGLLYQVITPAQGDQPKETDTVQVHYKGTLTDGTQFDSSYDRGEPATFPLNRVISGWTEGVQLMPVGSKFKFVIPPELAYGEQDTPTIPANSTLVFEVELLKIENGDAAAQ from the coding sequence ATGAAATCACTATTTAAAGTGTCACTGCTAGCTGCAACAGTAATTCTTGCAGTCGGCTGCCAAAAAGATGAAGCACCGAAAGCGGAAGCGACTCCGGCAGCACAAGAGCAACAAGCAGTCACTTTTAAAACGGACGATGATAAAGCGGCATACGCTATTGGTGTTTCTTTCGCGAACTACCTAAACACCAGCCTAGATAAGCCTCGTGAAATCGGTATCGATCTAAACAAAGATCTTGTACTTCAGGGTATTCAACATGTTTTTGCTGGCAAAGCAGAACTTACTGAAGAAGATACTCGCGCAGCGTTAGAAGCTCTAGACAAGCGTGTTGCTGAAACGATGCAAGCGAAAGCGGCAGAGAAAGCTGCTGCAAATAAAGAAGCGGGTGAAAAATTCCGCTCTGAGTTTGAAGCACAAGAAGGCGTAAAGAAAACTGAATCAGGTCTACTTTACCAAGTCATCACTCCTGCTCAAGGTGATCAGCCAAAAGAAACCGATACTGTTCAAGTACATTACAAAGGTACTCTGACGGATGGCACTCAGTTCGACAGTTCATACGATCGTGGTGAACCAGCAACGTTCCCACTAAACCGCGTCATCTCTGGTTGGACAGAAGGCGTTCAGTTGATGCCTGTTGGTTCAAAATTCAAGTTCGTTATCCCGCCAGAGCTAGCCTATGGTGAGCAAGACACACCAACGATCCCAGCTAACTCAACGCTAGTATTCGAAGTTGAGCTGCTGAAAATTGAGAACGGTGACGCTGCCGCTCAATAA
- the rpsG gene encoding 30S ribosomal protein S7, whose product MPRRRVIGQRKILPDPKFKSELLAKFVNILMVDGKKSTAEKIVYTALDTMAEKSGKDHLAVFEEALENVRPAVEVKSRRVGGSTYQVPVEVRPVRRNALAMRWLVEAARKRGEKSMAARLAAEMLDASENKGTAVKKREDVHRMAEANKAFAHYRW is encoded by the coding sequence ATGCCACGTCGTCGCGTTATTGGTCAGCGTAAGATCCTTCCAGATCCAAAGTTCAAATCTGAACTGCTGGCAAAATTCGTTAACATCCTTATGGTTGACGGTAAAAAATCTACTGCAGAAAAAATCGTTTACACTGCACTAGACACTATGGCTGAGAAATCTGGTAAAGATCACTTAGCTGTATTTGAAGAAGCTCTTGAAAATGTACGCCCAGCGGTAGAAGTTAAGTCTCGCCGTGTTGGTGGTTCAACTTATCAAGTTCCAGTAGAAGTACGTCCGGTTCGCCGTAACGCACTTGCTATGCGTTGGTTAGTTGAAGCTGCGCGTAAGCGTGGTGAAAAATCTATGGCTGCTCGCCTAGCTGCTGAAATGCTAGACGCGTCAGAAAACAAAGGTACAGCTGTTAAGAAACGTGAAGACGTTCACCGTATGGCTGAAGCTAACAAAGCGTTTGCTCATTACCGTTGGTAA
- the tusC gene encoding sulfurtransferase complex subunit TusC, with translation MKKVAFIFHTAPHGTSSAREGLDAILAASAYSEELAIFFVGEGVLQLLNGQDPSQVLSRDYISAFKLLDLYDIEQRYICEQSLQDWGLGASDLIIDGKIVSPQQIAQQWNEFDQLLTF, from the coding sequence TTGAAGAAAGTTGCTTTCATTTTTCATACGGCTCCCCATGGTACCTCTTCAGCCCGAGAAGGACTGGACGCCATTTTAGCCGCTTCAGCGTATTCGGAAGAGTTAGCCATTTTCTTCGTTGGTGAAGGGGTGTTGCAACTGTTAAATGGTCAGGATCCGTCTCAAGTTTTGAGTCGAGACTACATCAGTGCGTTTAAGTTGCTCGATTTATATGATATTGAGCAGCGTTATATTTGTGAGCAAAGCCTGCAAGACTGGGGACTAGGGGCGAGCGATTTAATCATCGATGGCAAAATTGTCTCTCCACAGCAAATTGCACAGCAGTGGAATGAATTTGACCAACTGCTAACTTTCTGA
- the tusB gene encoding sulfurtransferase complex subunit TusB, which translates to MLHIVKSLEKLKLVSRYLQPTDDLLLVENAVYASSQHSEYYSQIVVTGQIFALQEDLQARGWSENSAQNIQIINRFEFVELTISHSKSISW; encoded by the coding sequence GTGCTACATATCGTAAAATCTTTGGAAAAACTGAAGCTTGTGTCTCGTTACCTGCAACCGACAGATGATCTTTTGCTGGTGGAGAATGCTGTTTACGCCTCGAGCCAACATTCTGAATATTATTCTCAAATCGTCGTGACTGGTCAGATATTTGCGTTGCAAGAGGATCTCCAAGCCAGAGGGTGGTCAGAAAACTCCGCACAAAACATTCAAATTATCAATAGATTTGAGTTTGTTGAATTAACGATAAGTCATTCAAAATCAATATCTTGGTAG
- a CDS encoding DUF2065 domain-containing protein, translating into MSNSLWMALGLVLVVEGLGPLVAPNGWRQMVAQLSEQPDNQLRRIGGCLVVAGAVIAYYFS; encoded by the coding sequence ATGTCTAATTCACTTTGGATGGCGTTGGGATTAGTGCTGGTGGTTGAAGGGTTAGGACCTTTAGTTGCACCAAATGGTTGGCGCCAGATGGTTGCTCAGTTAAGTGAACAACCGGATAACCAGCTTCGTCGCATCGGCGGTTGCTTAGTTGTCGCAGGCGCAGTGATAGCGTACTACTTTTCTTAA
- the fusA gene encoding elongation factor G yields the protein MARKTPIERYRNIGICAHVDAGKTTTTERILFYTGLSHKIGEVHDGAATMDWMEQEQERGITITSAATTTFWRGMEAQFQDHRINIIDTPGHVDFTIEVERSLRVLDGAVVVFCGASGVEPQSETVWRQANKYHVPRIVFVNKMDRAGADFLRVVNQIKNRLGATPVPIQLNIGAEEEFRGVIDLIKMKAINWNEADQGMTFTYEDIPADMQELAEEWRSHLVETAAEASEELMEKYLDDGELTEAEIKQALRQRTLNNEIVLATCGSAFKNKGVQAVLDAVVEYLPAPIDVPSIKGVDENDHEVERHADDNEPFSALAFKIATDPFVGTLTFMRVYSGVVNSGDAVYNSVKQKKERFGRIVQMHANKREEIKEVRAGDIAAAIGLKDVTTGDTLCDQNHKVILERMEFPTPVIQIAVEPRSTADQEKMAIALGKLAAEDPSFRVETDQETGQTLISGMGELHLDIIVDRMKREFSVDCNVGKPQVAYRETIRGKSEVEGKFVRQSGGRGQYGHVWLKIEPAEVGQGFVFVDEIVGGAIPKEFIAPVAKGIEEQMNNGVLAGYPVLDVKATLFDGSFHDVDSSEMAFKIAGSMAFKKGALEANPVILEPLMKVEVTTPEDWMGDVVGDLNRRRGMIEGMDDGLAGLKIIHAKVPLSEMFGYATDLRSATQGRASYSMEFSEYAEVPKNIAEAIIAERG from the coding sequence GTGGCTCGCAAAACTCCTATTGAGCGCTACCGTAACATCGGTATCTGTGCTCACGTAGATGCAGGTAAAACAACGACTACTGAACGTATTCTGTTCTACACTGGCCTTTCTCACAAAATCGGTGAAGTTCACGATGGCGCCGCAACCATGGACTGGATGGAACAGGAGCAGGAACGTGGTATCACTATCACTTCAGCTGCGACTACGACTTTCTGGCGTGGTATGGAAGCACAATTCCAAGATCACCGCATCAACATCATTGATACCCCTGGACATGTTGACTTTACTATCGAAGTAGAGCGTTCACTTCGTGTGCTTGATGGTGCAGTGGTTGTGTTCTGTGGCGCATCAGGTGTTGAACCTCAGTCTGAAACTGTATGGCGTCAAGCAAACAAGTACCACGTACCACGTATCGTATTTGTAAACAAAATGGACCGTGCAGGCGCAGATTTCCTACGCGTTGTAAACCAAATTAAAAATCGTCTTGGTGCAACTCCGGTTCCAATCCAACTAAACATTGGTGCGGAAGAAGAGTTTAGAGGTGTTATCGACCTTATCAAGATGAAAGCCATCAACTGGAATGAAGCCGATCAAGGCATGACGTTCACATACGAAGATATTCCGGCTGATATGCAAGAACTTGCTGAAGAATGGCGCAGCCACTTGGTTGAGACTGCTGCTGAAGCAAGTGAAGAATTGATGGAAAAATACCTTGATGATGGTGAGCTTACTGAAGCAGAAATCAAGCAAGCGTTACGTCAACGTACACTAAACAACGAAATCGTACTGGCTACTTGTGGTAGTGCGTTTAAAAACAAAGGTGTGCAAGCAGTTCTGGATGCGGTTGTAGAATACCTACCTGCTCCGATTGACGTACCTTCAATCAAAGGTGTTGATGAAAACGATCATGAAGTTGAGCGTCATGCAGACGACAACGAGCCGTTTTCAGCACTAGCATTCAAGATTGCGACTGACCCATTTGTGGGGACACTCACTTTCATGCGTGTTTATTCTGGTGTGGTAAACTCAGGTGATGCAGTTTACAACTCAGTGAAACAGAAGAAAGAGCGTTTTGGTCGTATCGTGCAAATGCACGCTAACAAGCGTGAAGAGATTAAAGAAGTTCGTGCTGGCGATATCGCCGCAGCGATCGGTCTGAAAGATGTAACGACAGGTGACACTCTATGTGACCAGAACCACAAAGTGATTCTGGAACGTATGGAATTCCCTACGCCAGTTATTCAGATCGCAGTAGAACCACGTTCTACCGCTGACCAAGAGAAAATGGCAATTGCGCTAGGTAAACTAGCAGCAGAAGACCCATCATTCCGTGTTGAAACAGACCAAGAAACGGGTCAAACACTGATCTCTGGTATGGGCGAGCTTCATCTGGACATCATCGTTGATCGTATGAAACGCGAATTCAGCGTTGACTGCAACGTGGGTAAACCTCAGGTTGCTTACCGTGAAACCATTCGTGGTAAATCGGAAGTAGAAGGCAAATTTGTTCGTCAGTCTGGTGGTCGTGGTCAATATGGTCACGTTTGGCTGAAGATTGAACCTGCTGAAGTAGGTCAGGGCTTTGTCTTCGTTGACGAGATCGTTGGTGGTGCAATTCCTAAGGAATTCATCGCTCCGGTAGCGAAAGGTATCGAGGAGCAAATGAACAACGGTGTGTTGGCTGGCTACCCAGTTTTGGATGTTAAGGCTACACTCTTTGATGGTTCATTCCACGATGTCGACTCAAGTGAGATGGCGTTTAAAATCGCTGGCTCAATGGCATTCAAGAAAGGTGCGCTTGAAGCAAACCCAGTTATTCTTGAACCGCTAATGAAAGTTGAAGTAACCACTCCAGAAGATTGGATGGGTGATGTTGTTGGTGACTTAAACCGTCGTCGCGGCATGATCGAAGGTATGGATGATGGCCTTGCTGGTCTGAAAATTATCCATGCTAAAGTACCACTCTCTGAGATGTTTGGTTATGCAACGGACCTACGTTCTGCGACCCAAGGCCGTGCTTCTTACTCTATGGAGTTTAGTGAGTACGCTGAGGTTCCTAAAAATATTGCGGAAGCAATTATTGCGGAACGCGGTTAA
- a CDS encoding SlyX family protein, translating to MTEQHTVQLQQRIDDLECKVAFQEQTIDELNEALAQQQLLINKMKDQMTYVVGKMKNMETSNMADPNKEPPPPHY from the coding sequence ATGACAGAACAACATACAGTGCAGTTACAGCAACGTATTGATGATTTGGAATGCAAAGTGGCATTTCAAGAGCAAACCATTGATGAACTCAACGAAGCTCTTGCTCAGCAACAACTGTTAATCAATAAAATGAAAGATCAGATGACGTATGTGGTAGGCAAAATGAAGAATATGGAGACGTCTAACATGGCGGACCCAAATAAAGAGCCGCCACCACCACACTATTAA
- a CDS encoding helix-turn-helix transcriptional regulator: protein MTTTETFNNADMLLEMESVHVKPFTEHDKVILRSYEAVVDGIASLIGPFCEIVLHSLEDLNTSAIKIANGENTGRQVGSPITDLALKMLRDIEGSERNFSRSYFTRAKGGVLMKSITVAIRNGENRVIGLLCINVNLDAPFSQVLQSFMPTQEAQDAASSVNFASDVEELVDQTVERTIEEINTDKTVSNNTKNRQIVMALFDKGIFDIKDAINRVADRLNISKHTVYLYIRQRKTEDDEA, encoded by the coding sequence GTGACAACAACAGAAACATTTAACAATGCAGATATGCTGCTCGAAATGGAATCCGTCCACGTGAAACCATTCACCGAGCATGACAAAGTTATTTTGCGCTCTTATGAAGCCGTTGTAGATGGCATTGCCAGCTTGATTGGTCCTTTCTGTGAGATTGTTTTGCACTCATTAGAAGATTTAAATACCTCTGCAATTAAAATCGCTAACGGTGAAAACACGGGTCGACAAGTAGGTTCGCCTATTACCGACCTTGCGTTAAAAATGCTGCGCGATATCGAAGGTTCAGAACGCAACTTCTCTCGTTCTTATTTCACACGCGCGAAAGGTGGTGTGTTGATGAAGTCGATTACGGTGGCTATCCGTAATGGTGAGAATCGTGTTATTGGCCTGTTGTGTATTAACGTCAACCTTGATGCACCGTTCTCTCAGGTTCTTCAATCTTTTATGCCTACTCAAGAAGCGCAAGATGCTGCTTCTTCAGTTAACTTCGCAAGTGATGTAGAAGAGCTGGTAGACCAAACGGTAGAGCGTACGATTGAAGAGATCAACACCGATAAAACTGTGTCGAACAATACCAAGAACCGTCAAATCGTTATGGCGCTGTTTGATAAAGGTATCTTTGATATTAAAGATGCAATTAACCGTGTTGCAGATCGTCTTAACATCTCTAAACACACGGTTTACCTGTATATCCGTCAGCGTAAAACAGAGGATGATGAAGCGTGA
- a CDS encoding WD40 repeat domain-containing protein yields MRIIYHLTLCFTVIVALNGCFFSGKELERWDLEPDGSASFALSRDGRFALIYSQQHQLVLWDLNSKEILAKLGAQDPQQNTVSRIRISDNGQFAVTASQINFAVWNLAWSQAKGLWSISDGLIRDIDISSDGQQVLLGLSNGKAIYVDLVSGRRMEFLAHQEKVNSVALSPNGRYALTGGNDYKAYFWDTKTGQIIHTFEHQQRVNRVALQRDGKLAFTSDGGDESFIWQLPSGIKQAQLHSFSRQLIFSTARFSDDGAFLVTGTPSSRIEVWDSKTGDKLEGFEAKPRKDARPPRAVVYDAAFDSKQRVISGTSAGIAQAWKLDD; encoded by the coding sequence ATGCGGATAATTTACCATCTCACACTCTGTTTTACTGTCATTGTTGCGTTAAACGGCTGCTTTTTCTCTGGAAAAGAGCTTGAACGTTGGGATTTAGAACCCGATGGCTCAGCCAGTTTCGCGTTAAGCCGTGACGGACGATTCGCACTTATCTATTCCCAACAACACCAACTGGTACTGTGGGACCTCAATTCCAAAGAAATACTCGCGAAGCTCGGCGCTCAAGACCCACAGCAAAACACCGTATCGCGCATTCGCATTTCAGATAATGGCCAATTTGCGGTTACGGCTAGCCAGATTAATTTTGCCGTTTGGAATCTTGCTTGGTCACAAGCAAAAGGCTTGTGGTCCATATCTGACGGGCTAATCCGTGACATAGATATCAGCAGTGATGGTCAACAAGTCCTACTCGGTCTGTCTAATGGCAAAGCCATTTACGTCGATTTAGTCAGCGGACGTCGCATGGAGTTCCTTGCTCACCAAGAAAAAGTCAATTCCGTCGCACTTTCTCCCAACGGTCGTTATGCCCTAACCGGCGGCAATGACTATAAAGCCTACTTCTGGGATACCAAAACAGGGCAAATTATTCATACCTTCGAACATCAACAAAGAGTAAATCGTGTCGCACTGCAGCGTGACGGCAAACTGGCCTTCACCTCTGATGGTGGTGATGAGTCGTTTATTTGGCAACTGCCAAGCGGAATCAAACAAGCACAGCTGCACAGTTTTTCCCGTCAACTGATTTTCTCCACTGCGCGATTTTCTGATGATGGCGCTTTTCTGGTGACAGGAACACCATCAAGCCGTATAGAAGTTTGGGATAGTAAAACGGGCGACAAACTTGAAGGCTTTGAAGCAAAGCCAAGAAAAGATGCCCGTCCACCACGAGCTGTAGTGTATGATGCCGCTTTCGATTCAAAGCAGAGAGTCATATCTGGTACCTCAGCGGGCATTGCACAAGCGTGGAAACTCGACGACTAG
- the rpsL gene encoding 30S ribosomal protein S12 gives MATINQLVRKPRAKQVVKSNVPALEACPQKRGVCTRVYTTTPKKPNSALRKVCRVRLTNGFEVTSYIGGEGHNLQEHSVVLIRGGRVKDLPGVRYHTVRGALDCAGVNDRKQARSKYGVKRPKS, from the coding sequence ATGGCAACTATTAACCAGTTGGTTCGCAAGCCACGTGCAAAGCAAGTTGTTAAAAGCAACGTGCCAGCACTAGAAGCGTGCCCACAAAAACGTGGTGTATGTACTCGTGTTTACACTACTACACCTAAAAAACCTAACTCAGCACTTCGTAAAGTTTGTCGTGTACGTCTAACAAACGGCTTCGAAGTGACTTCGTACATCGGCGGTGAAGGTCACAACCTTCAAGAGCACTCTGTTGTTCTTATCCGTGGTGGTCGTGTTAAAGACCTTCCAGGTGTGCGTTACCACACCGTTCGTGGTGCACTTGACTGTGCAGGCGTGAACGATCGTAAACAAGCTCGTTCTAAGTACGGTGTGAAGCGTCCTAAGTCTTAA